In Burkholderia sp. WP9, a genomic segment contains:
- a CDS encoding Uma2 family endonuclease, with amino-acid sequence MNAPILPDHDGLLAMWRRLAAGKENVHSDGYELNERGEVLKNSHPSARRQIVFTDIFCCVTEQIGHLAAMSVPVITPFFGIRVPDVIWMPAERWEGVDRDEPLRFVPDLCVEVLLDSERTQDIGRRVDAYLEGGAAEVIVVDQCGRVKVWGAEGRRHASMLGINLSLDHVYFDETGASAKLGIRC; translated from the coding sequence ATGAACGCGCCCATTCTTCCGGACCACGATGGATTACTTGCCATGTGGCGTCGCCTGGCGGCAGGAAAGGAAAATGTTCACTCGGACGGGTACGAGTTAAACGAGCGTGGTGAAGTACTGAAAAATTCGCATCCGTCGGCCCGACGTCAGATAGTCTTCACAGATATTTTCTGTTGTGTGACCGAGCAGATTGGGCATCTTGCAGCCATGTCAGTGCCTGTCATCACTCCATTTTTTGGCATCAGAGTGCCGGACGTGATATGGATGCCTGCCGAGAGGTGGGAAGGTGTTGACCGCGACGAGCCCTTGCGCTTCGTACCCGACCTCTGTGTAGAGGTGCTTCTCGATAGCGAGAGGACACAGGACATCGGCCGGAGGGTTGATGCCTATCTTGAGGGCGGCGCCGCTGAGGTGATTGTCGTCGACCAGTGTGGACGGGTGAAGGTTTGGGGAGCCGAGGGGCGACGGCACGCGTCCATGCTCGGGATAAACCTATCGCTTGACCATGTGTATTTCGATGAAACGGGCGCGTCTGCCAAACTTGGCATTCGCTGTTGA
- a CDS encoding ATP-binding protein, with product MFEMFAQRRPTGPSNGLGIGLALVREIAEAHGGSVRLAPAAPGKGARFVLEVPHPARPADAASAIALIPRAPSAVGRKALVVDDNADAANGVAALQR from the coding sequence GTGTTCGAGATGTTTGCACAACGGCGGCCCACTGGCCCTTCGAACGGCCTTGGCATCGGGCTCGCGCTCGTCAGGGAAATCGCCGAAGCGCACGGCGGTTCAGTTCGACTCGCGCCCGCTGCTCCCGGCAAAGGCGCCCGCTTTGTACTTGAAGTCCCGCATCCCGCACGCCCGGCAGACGCCGCTTCGGCCATAGCACTCATTCCCCGTGCACCAAGCGCCGTCGGCAGGAAGGCGCTGGTGGTCGATGATAATGCTGATGCGGCAAATGGCGTAGCCGCCCTACAGCGCTGA
- a CDS encoding HAMP domain-containing sensor histidine kinase codes for MSQRERRWRRATESDDRKGRFIATLAHELRNPLAPLTAGVKVLRSAVLPQERINRVLTIMERQLQGMVRLVDDMLDVARINRGVLEILPSWERLDDILDTAMSSCEGAIAARHQSVALNTERAPAEGYVDAVRLSQCLVNLVGNASKFSPEGSGIELVIERRANTVAFVVTDE; via the coding sequence ATATCACAGAGAGAAAGGCGCTGGAGGCGCGCGACGGAATCGGACGACCGGAAGGGGCGTTTCATCGCCACTCTCGCACATGAACTGCGCAATCCGCTCGCTCCGCTCACAGCTGGGGTCAAGGTACTGCGTTCGGCAGTCCTGCCCCAGGAACGTATAAACCGGGTCCTGACAATAATGGAGCGGCAGCTGCAAGGCATGGTCCGGCTCGTCGACGATATGCTCGACGTGGCCCGAATCAACCGGGGCGTGCTTGAAATCCTACCGTCGTGGGAGCGCCTTGACGATATCCTGGACACCGCAATGTCCAGTTGCGAAGGTGCGATAGCCGCGCGACACCAGTCGGTTGCACTCAACACGGAAAGGGCGCCTGCGGAAGGCTACGTCGACGCTGTGCGGCTGTCCCAGTGCCTTGTCAATCTCGTGGGTAACGCATCCAAATTCTCTCCAGAAGGCTCCGGTATTGAACTTGTCATCGAACGCCGGGCCAATACGGTGGCGTTCGTCGTAACGGATGAGTGA
- a CDS encoding glycine zipper 2TM domain-containing protein — MKKFRVAALFFVMVAGLSACDNMSGRQRRDTTIGAVGGGVAGALLGDSAIATVGGAAIGGLIGNEVGKSGQSRRDR; from the coding sequence ATGAAGAAGTTTCGTGTCGCAGCGCTGTTTTTTGTGATGGTCGCCGGCTTGAGCGCGTGCGACAACATGAGTGGACGACAACGACGGGATACCACCATTGGTGCGGTAGGCGGTGGGGTAGCCGGTGCACTGCTTGGCGACAGCGCGATAGCAACCGTCGGGGGCGCCGCTATCGGCGGCCTCATCGGTAATGAAGTCGGCAAGTCTGGCCAATCGCGACGCGACCGCTGA
- a CDS encoding response regulator transcription factor: MRVLIYERDNVFAEILREALRARNYAVDWVDNTRHAELALGNDFYDAILFRIEGQQSSLSILKDYRAAGHTSSVVTFTARDSVAERTMAFDAGADVCLEKPVDINEVTVWLRALMRRRAGQLTSVVSHGALTLDDASGEVLVDGVRIPLKSKEYAILRIFFTEPSRFFTASYLEEKIYGWGEEVKSNTVQVHVHSLRKKLGNHHIETRHGAGYRLSGSTAPHGLRTPNRPHLAGRSEEDSQQKMAAS, encoded by the coding sequence ATGCGTGTCTTGATATATGAGCGCGATAACGTGTTCGCCGAAATCTTGCGGGAAGCCTTGCGGGCGCGAAATTACGCGGTGGACTGGGTCGACAATACTCGACACGCCGAACTGGCGCTTGGGAACGATTTTTACGACGCGATTCTTTTCCGCATTGAGGGGCAGCAAAGCAGCCTTTCGATTCTTAAAGACTATCGGGCCGCCGGCCACACTTCAAGTGTAGTGACTTTTACGGCGCGCGATTCTGTCGCGGAGCGCACCATGGCGTTTGACGCAGGCGCGGACGTCTGCCTCGAAAAGCCTGTCGATATCAACGAGGTCACGGTGTGGCTCCGTGCACTAATGAGGCGGCGGGCTGGGCAGCTTACGTCCGTTGTGTCGCACGGCGCGTTGACGCTGGACGATGCTTCCGGCGAGGTTCTGGTGGACGGAGTGCGCATTCCACTGAAGTCCAAGGAATACGCAATCCTGCGCATCTTCTTCACCGAACCCAGCCGCTTCTTCACAGCATCTTATCTGGAAGAGAAAATCTACGGCTGGGGAGAGGAGGTCAAGAGCAACACCGTCCAGGTACACGTGCACAGCCTCCGAAAGAAGCTTGGCAATCACCATATCGAGACGCGGCATGGAGCAGGCTACCGACTGTCCGGTTCAACAGCGCCACATGGATTGCGGACGCCGAACCGCCCACACCTCGCGGGGCGGAGCGAAGAGGACAGCCAGCAGAAAATGGCCGCCTCCTGA
- a CDS encoding beta-propeller fold lactonase family protein: MPLLAAAPQYILSSQDGKVMVVNGEMKTVEGEDSVALIKVTGHRAEVVSEFKVPNSVFGPPQSVDTTPDGRLAFITAGAKRDPANPAKTALDDKVSVADLTERPPRVIETLHAGAGVAGISVSPDGKLAIAASRAGGSITVFSIAGKDVRMTQTIDLGARSGPGHVVFTPDGRWALVTRDGDHRVTVLAIHDGQVSVTPRDIFPGQRPNGIEVSPRGDFAVVANIGKGHGDTDTVSLIDLTVEPPRVVDTVSVGQTPEGVAISPTGQLVGVSVMNGSNKATGSPFYHAHGSFMLLRVQGMKLTKVSEVPTGGWTQGVAFSPDGQTVLVQNTMQKEIEVIAIDGAHATDTGQRLKFDSAPSGMRAMNTQQRENGN; the protein is encoded by the coding sequence ATGCCATTGCTTGCCGCCGCGCCGCAGTACATTCTCTCAAGCCAGGACGGCAAGGTCATGGTGGTCAATGGCGAAATGAAAACTGTCGAAGGCGAAGACAGCGTTGCGCTCATCAAGGTGACCGGCCATCGCGCGGAAGTTGTGAGCGAGTTCAAGGTACCCAATTCTGTCTTCGGGCCTCCGCAATCTGTGGACACCACGCCCGATGGGCGTCTCGCCTTTATTACCGCTGGCGCGAAACGCGACCCCGCCAATCCAGCCAAAACAGCGCTTGACGACAAGGTCAGCGTCGCCGACCTGACTGAGAGACCACCGCGTGTGATTGAGACGCTCCATGCCGGTGCTGGCGTCGCGGGAATTTCGGTAAGTCCCGACGGAAAGCTCGCCATCGCCGCGTCGCGTGCGGGCGGGTCAATCACCGTCTTCAGCATCGCTGGCAAAGACGTCAGGATGACGCAAACAATTGACCTTGGCGCGAGGAGCGGCCCGGGACACGTCGTATTCACACCGGACGGCAGGTGGGCACTCGTCACCCGCGACGGTGACCACCGGGTCACCGTCCTTGCCATTCACGACGGTCAGGTGAGCGTCACGCCTCGTGACATTTTCCCGGGACAACGCCCAAATGGCATCGAGGTGAGTCCGCGCGGCGATTTCGCGGTGGTCGCCAACATTGGCAAGGGCCATGGTGACACAGATACCGTAAGCCTAATCGACCTCACGGTCGAACCGCCTCGTGTTGTCGACACGGTAAGCGTCGGGCAGACTCCCGAAGGCGTCGCCATTTCCCCAACAGGGCAGCTTGTCGGCGTATCGGTCATGAATGGCAGCAACAAGGCGACCGGCTCGCCCTTTTACCACGCGCACGGGAGCTTCATGTTGCTGAGGGTCCAGGGGATGAAACTCACGAAGGTGAGTGAGGTGCCGACCGGCGGATGGACACAAGGCGTAGCGTTCAGTCCGGACGGGCAAACTGTCCTGGTCCAGAACACCATGCAGAAAGAGATTGAGGTTATCGCTATCGATGGCGCTCACGCAACTGACACCGGCCAGCGGCTCAAGTTCGACTCTGCGCCGAGTGGCATGCGCGCGATGAATACGCAACAACGGGAGAACGGGAACTGA
- the gudD gene encoding glucarate dehydratase: MSTHSTQNNATPTVVSLRVVPVAGRDSMLLNLSGAHGPYFTRNIVLLEDSAGNTGVGEVPGGESIRKTIDDARPLVVGQSIGNLQAILNKARTQFADRDAGGRGLQTFDLRTTIHAVTALEAALLDLLGQHLGVPVAALLGEGQQRTEVEMLGYLFFVGDRKKTDLAYASGAEGTDDWERLRTEDAMTPEAVVRLAEAAQARYGFNDFKLKGGVLSGDAEIEAVTALAERFPKARVTLDPNGAWSLAEAIRLCRDKRDVLAYAEDPCGAENGYSGREVMAEFRRATGLPTATNMIATDWRQLGHAIQLQSVDIPLADPHFWTMQGSVRVAQMCHEWGLTWGSHSNNHFDISLAMFTHVAAAAPGKITAIDTHWIWQDGQRLTRNPLQIVGGRVKVPEQAGLGIQLDMDELEKAHALYQQHGLGARDDSAAMQYLIADWKFDNKRPCLVR, translated from the coding sequence GTGTCTACGCATTCAACCCAAAACAACGCAACACCAACCGTCGTCAGCCTGCGCGTCGTTCCGGTCGCCGGCCGTGACAGCATGCTGCTGAACCTGAGCGGCGCGCACGGCCCGTACTTTACCCGCAACATCGTGCTTCTCGAGGACAGCGCCGGCAACACAGGCGTCGGCGAAGTCCCGGGCGGCGAAAGCATCCGCAAGACCATCGACGACGCACGGCCTCTGGTCGTCGGCCAGTCCATCGGCAACCTGCAGGCCATCCTGAACAAGGCCCGCACCCAGTTCGCCGACCGCGATGCGGGCGGCCGCGGCCTGCAGACGTTTGACCTGCGCACCACCATTCACGCCGTCACCGCGCTCGAAGCAGCGCTCCTTGACCTGCTTGGCCAGCACCTGGGCGTGCCGGTTGCAGCGCTCCTGGGCGAAGGCCAGCAGCGCACGGAAGTCGAGATGCTCGGCTATCTGTTCTTCGTCGGCGACCGCAAAAAGACCGACCTCGCCTATGCGAGCGGCGCTGAAGGGACCGACGACTGGGAACGCCTTCGCACCGAAGACGCAATGACGCCCGAAGCGGTCGTGCGCCTGGCCGAAGCCGCTCAGGCGCGCTACGGCTTTAACGACTTCAAGCTCAAGGGCGGTGTGTTGTCCGGCGACGCGGAAATCGAGGCAGTGACCGCCCTTGCTGAACGCTTTCCGAAGGCGCGTGTCACGCTCGACCCGAATGGCGCGTGGTCCCTCGCGGAAGCCATCCGCCTGTGTCGCGACAAGCGCGACGTGCTCGCCTACGCAGAAGACCCGTGCGGTGCCGAAAACGGCTACTCCGGCCGTGAGGTGATGGCCGAATTCCGCCGCGCGACTGGCCTGCCCACGGCGACCAACATGATTGCCACCGACTGGCGCCAGCTCGGTCACGCGATTCAGCTCCAGTCGGTCGACATTCCGCTCGCGGACCCGCACTTCTGGACGATGCAGGGCTCCGTGCGCGTGGCGCAAATGTGCCACGAGTGGGGTCTCACCTGGGGTTCGCACTCGAATAACCACTTCGACATTTCGCTCGCGATGTTCACGCACGTTGCGGCGGCGGCACCCGGCAAGATTACCGCCATCGATACGCACTGGATTTGGCAGGACGGCCAGCGCCTCACGCGTAACCCGCTGCAGATTGTTGGCGGCAGGGTGAAGGTTCCCGAGCAGGCCGGTCTGGGCATTCAGCTCGATATGGACGAACTGGAGAAGGCGCACGCGCTCTACCAGCAGCACGGTCTGGGCGCGCGTGACGACAGCGCCGCCATGCAATACCTCATTGCGGACTGGAAGTTCGACAACAAGCGCCCGTGCCTCGTGCGTTAA
- a CDS encoding MFS transporter — MSSTVTPQPETLESAVSKVKRHILPLFLVMFIANYIDRVNIGFAHAHMQTDLGIGAAAYGLGSGLFFVGYALFEVPSNILLQKYGARMWLTRIMATWGIVAGAMAFVQSESSFYVLRFLLGVAEAGFFPGVIFYFTQWLPQKERGKATAVFLSGSAIASVVSGPITGSLLSIRGLGLHGWQWMFLIEGGFSVVLCIATWTLLKSRIEDAGWLTKVEKDILERSIADEQAQRQGVTHKHVSAFRLLKDPQIVLFCALYFAIQLTIYAATFWLPTIIRKMGGLSDIQVGFLNAVPWLIAMVAMYCFALLSAKWRHQQTWMAVALVIASAGLFVSTSGNPVVSFVAICFSAIGFKAASSLFWPIPQGYLDARVAAGVIALINSIGNLGGFFAPATFGYLQQHTGSITGGLYGLAVASLLAAAAGFLTRNRRAAPDDSPVAARTGTQV, encoded by the coding sequence ATATCTTCTACCGTCACACCCCAGCCCGAGACGCTGGAGTCAGCTGTCTCAAAGGTCAAGCGCCACATCCTGCCGCTTTTCCTCGTCATGTTCATCGCCAACTACATCGACCGCGTCAACATCGGCTTCGCCCACGCGCACATGCAGACTGACCTCGGTATCGGCGCGGCGGCGTACGGACTCGGAAGCGGTCTGTTCTTTGTGGGCTACGCCCTATTCGAAGTCCCGTCGAACATCCTGTTGCAGAAATACGGCGCCCGGATGTGGCTGACTCGCATCATGGCTACTTGGGGCATCGTGGCGGGCGCAATGGCTTTTGTTCAGAGCGAGTCGAGCTTTTACGTCCTGCGCTTTTTGCTGGGCGTGGCCGAAGCGGGCTTCTTCCCCGGCGTCATCTTTTACTTTACACAATGGCTGCCGCAGAAGGAACGCGGTAAGGCGACGGCGGTGTTCCTGTCCGGGTCGGCCATTGCGTCCGTCGTGTCCGGCCCGATTACAGGCAGTCTTCTGTCCATCCGGGGGCTTGGCCTGCACGGCTGGCAATGGATGTTCCTCATCGAAGGTGGGTTTTCCGTGGTCCTCTGCATTGCTACCTGGACACTGCTGAAGTCCCGCATCGAAGACGCCGGATGGCTTACGAAGGTTGAGAAAGACATTCTTGAACGTTCGATTGCCGATGAGCAGGCGCAACGTCAAGGGGTCACCCACAAACACGTTTCCGCGTTCAGGCTTCTGAAGGACCCGCAAATCGTGCTGTTCTGCGCGCTCTACTTTGCCATTCAGCTCACGATTTACGCTGCGACATTCTGGTTGCCGACGATTATCCGCAAAATGGGCGGCCTCTCGGATATCCAGGTGGGTTTCCTCAACGCGGTGCCCTGGCTTATCGCAATGGTCGCCATGTACTGCTTCGCCCTGCTCTCCGCGAAATGGCGCCATCAGCAGACATGGATGGCCGTGGCGCTAGTCATCGCTTCGGCCGGACTCTTTGTGTCGACATCGGGCAATCCGGTCGTTTCGTTCGTCGCAATCTGCTTCTCCGCGATTGGCTTCAAGGCAGCTTCGTCGCTGTTTTGGCCCATCCCGCAGGGCTATCTGGATGCGCGCGTCGCGGCCGGGGTTATTGCGCTCATCAACTCGATTGGTAACCTTGGCGGCTTCTTCGCTCCGGCCACCTTCGGATATCTGCAGCAACACACAGGTTCGATTACTGGAGGCCTGTACGGACTGGCCGTTGCCTCCCTGCTCGCCGCTGCGGCCGGCTTCCTGACCCGCAACCGACGCGCTGCGCCGGATGACTCGCCGGTTGCGGCTCGAACCGGGACACAGGTCTGA
- a CDS encoding 2-hydroxyacid dehydrogenase: MPLDVLLINPVIPTLDKALSELYAVHRYYDQADKAGFLSEIGPQIAGVVTGGASGISNELMDAMPNLRIVAINGIGTDAVDLNYARSHGIHVSTTPDVLTDDVADIAIGLLIAACRGLCAGDAYVRDGQWGKTGLPLARKFSGMKVGIVGLGRVGRAIATRAAAFGCPVCYTDLREIDGISYHFVPSVVELARASDALILAASADNAEGIIDAGVLEALGPDGYLINVARGKLVKESELVEALAAKRIAGAGLDVFVDEPHVPEALFSMKNVVLQPHRASATVQTRIAMGDIVLASLADSFSGHRPATSVTP; this comes from the coding sequence ATGCCTCTCGACGTTTTGCTTATCAATCCCGTTATCCCCACACTGGACAAGGCGTTAAGCGAGCTTTACGCCGTCCACCGCTATTACGACCAGGCCGACAAGGCTGGCTTCCTGAGTGAAATAGGCCCGCAGATAGCCGGCGTCGTAACGGGAGGTGCGTCGGGCATCAGCAACGAGCTGATGGACGCCATGCCTAACCTGCGAATCGTGGCAATCAACGGCATTGGCACGGACGCGGTCGACCTCAACTACGCGCGCTCGCACGGCATTCATGTCTCGACGACGCCCGACGTGCTCACCGATGACGTCGCCGACATCGCCATCGGCCTGCTCATCGCCGCATGCCGGGGACTTTGTGCGGGCGACGCGTACGTGCGCGACGGTCAGTGGGGCAAAACGGGTTTGCCGCTCGCGCGCAAGTTCAGCGGGATGAAAGTCGGCATCGTGGGCCTCGGACGCGTCGGGAGGGCCATTGCGACGCGCGCCGCCGCCTTTGGATGTCCGGTCTGCTACACGGACCTGCGCGAAATCGACGGCATTTCCTATCACTTTGTACCGAGCGTGGTCGAACTCGCCCGTGCGAGCGACGCGCTGATTCTGGCCGCCTCGGCCGACAACGCCGAGGGCATCATTGACGCCGGCGTGCTGGAGGCACTGGGTCCAGACGGCTACCTCATCAATGTCGCGCGCGGCAAGCTCGTGAAGGAATCGGAACTGGTGGAGGCGCTTGCGGCGAAGCGCATCGCCGGCGCGGGCCTGGACGTCTTCGTCGACGAGCCGCATGTGCCCGAGGCACTCTTCTCGATGAAGAACGTCGTGCTGCAACCGCATCGCGCTAGCGCCACGGTTCAGACCCGGATAGCGATGGGCGACATCGTGCTTGCCAGTCTCGCAGACAGCTTTTCCGGGCACCGTCCGGCGACCAGTGTGACACCCTGA
- a CDS encoding LysR family transcriptional regulator, translated as MNIELNHLRCFVAVAEELHFGRAAARLCMTQPPLSRQIHLLEETLGFILFARTSRSVRLTPAGSVYYGDAVRILRLGEQAVESARRVARGDAGQVTLGFTAVSGYQLMPELLAAARACLPGIKVVLKEMVTEQQVRALATQDIDLGILRCQFARPGLEYCLIAREPLLLALPAAHPLAQHEAIAASDLEGGPFVMYSEEGGKYFHDRISGLMSAAGVRPDYVQFIDQTHTIVALVHAGIGVAIVPASAQKLCFRDIVFRELWLDDAYAEIDFAWSADQTNPAVENFRHFALEHFGQFRPIESA; from the coding sequence ATGAATATTGAGCTGAATCATTTGCGCTGTTTCGTGGCTGTCGCGGAGGAGTTGCATTTCGGGCGAGCGGCGGCGCGACTGTGCATGACGCAGCCACCGCTGAGTCGTCAGATTCATCTGCTCGAGGAGACGCTTGGCTTTATCCTCTTCGCGCGCACGAGTCGCAGCGTGCGGCTCACGCCCGCCGGGAGCGTGTACTACGGGGATGCGGTTCGCATCCTGCGGCTGGGGGAGCAGGCCGTTGAATCAGCACGTCGCGTGGCGCGAGGCGATGCTGGCCAGGTAACTCTGGGTTTTACCGCGGTGTCGGGTTATCAGCTGATGCCTGAATTGCTGGCGGCGGCGCGCGCGTGCCTGCCGGGCATTAAGGTCGTCCTGAAGGAGATGGTGACGGAGCAGCAGGTCAGGGCGCTCGCGACGCAGGATATCGACCTGGGTATCCTTCGCTGCCAGTTCGCCCGACCAGGACTGGAATACTGCCTCATCGCGCGTGAGCCGCTGCTGCTCGCACTGCCGGCGGCCCACCCGCTTGCCCAGCATGAGGCTATCGCAGCGTCGGACCTGGAGGGCGGGCCCTTCGTAATGTATTCAGAAGAAGGCGGCAAATACTTTCATGACCGGATTTCTGGGCTCATGTCTGCGGCTGGCGTGCGGCCGGACTATGTTCAGTTCATCGACCAGACCCATACCATTGTTGCGCTTGTGCATGCAGGCATCGGCGTGGCTATCGTTCCAGCCTCGGCGCAAAAGCTTTGCTTTCGGGACATTGTTTTCCGTGAACTGTGGCTGGATGACGCGTATGCGGAAATCGACTTCGCATGGAGCGCGGACCAGACAAATCCCGCCGTGGAAAACTTCCGGCATTTTGCCCTTGAGCACTTCGGCCAGTTTCGACCCATCGAATCCGCCTGA
- a CDS encoding DUF3597 domain-containing protein, which translates to MGLFSSILSKIFPSDHPANAATDAAAPADASAAAPVADSAAPEQTPAPATGATAEPVDVEAVLTAMQAQKTEQLNWRTSIVDLLKLLDLDSSLSARKELAAELHYSGDTEDSSAMNIWLHKQVMSKLAENGGKLPADLKV; encoded by the coding sequence ATGGGCCTTTTCAGCAGCATCCTCAGCAAAATTTTCCCGTCAGACCACCCCGCGAACGCTGCGACAGACGCGGCCGCCCCGGCCGACGCAAGCGCTGCTGCCCCCGTTGCGGATTCCGCTGCGCCGGAGCAGACGCCAGCGCCGGCAACGGGTGCCACCGCAGAACCGGTAGACGTCGAGGCTGTATTGACCGCGATGCAGGCGCAAAAGACGGAGCAGCTGAACTGGCGAACCTCCATCGTCGACCTCCTCAAGCTACTTGACCTGGATAGCAGTCTGTCGGCGCGAAAGGAACTGGCAGCGGAACTCCATTACTCGGGCGACACTGAGGATTCATCCGCGATGAATATCTGGCTGCACAAACAAGTCATGAGCAAGCTTGCAGAAAATGGGGGCAAGCTTCCTGCAGACCTGAAGGTCTGA
- a CDS encoding DUF4148 domain-containing protein — MTSFIQAVVVAAALAAPVAVFAQSNQPVTRAQVRAELVQLEKAGYNPGLASPYYPADIQAAQTRVAKQNDSAVGGAVSGSSVSGARAYKTEAEATGARSVYFGQ, encoded by the coding sequence ATGACATCGTTCATTCAAGCCGTTGTTGTTGCCGCTGCGCTAGCTGCTCCGGTTGCCGTGTTTGCTCAATCAAACCAGCCTGTAACCCGCGCGCAGGTTCGCGCAGAACTGGTCCAGCTCGAAAAGGCGGGTTACAACCCGGGGCTCGCTAGCCCGTATTACCCGGCGGACATTCAGGCAGCACAGACTCGTGTCGCCAAACAAAACGACTCGGCAGTCGGTGGTGCAGTTAGCGGGTCATCGGTCTCGGGTGCACGTGCCTACAAGACCGAAGCAGAAGCCACTGGCGCGCGTTCGGTCTATTTCGGCCAATAA
- a CDS encoding Uma2 family endonuclease, which yields MDNFSLEREKLLQTWQWLETDAALNGIDRYELSERGEVLLGPCCSATHRSLCANLALQISSQLGGTTGRNVAVVTPTYGIRVPEIIWMPASRWAHVDSTSPLPWVPDVCVEVMSAATLPQEKERKIRAYLQGGAREVIVVGWRGQVDFRGQEGRRNESSLGLRLVLDASLFVCG from the coding sequence ATGGACAACTTTTCACTTGAAAGGGAAAAGCTGCTTCAGACGTGGCAGTGGCTGGAAACGGATGCGGCGCTCAATGGTATCGACCGGTACGAACTGAGCGAACGCGGAGAGGTCTTGCTCGGGCCGTGTTGTAGCGCTACCCACCGGTCCCTGTGCGCGAACCTCGCGTTACAGATTTCGAGCCAGCTGGGTGGCACGACCGGGCGCAATGTCGCCGTGGTTACGCCGACCTACGGCATCCGGGTGCCAGAAATCATCTGGATGCCTGCCAGCCGGTGGGCCCACGTGGATTCGACGAGCCCGCTGCCGTGGGTGCCCGACGTCTGCGTTGAAGTAATGTCTGCGGCCACGTTGCCTCAGGAAAAAGAGCGAAAAATACGCGCCTATCTCCAGGGCGGCGCGAGAGAGGTTATCGTCGTTGGATGGCGCGGCCAAGTTGATTTTCGCGGTCAGGAGGGGCGCCGTAACGAGTCCTCGTTGGGCCTTCGCCTCGTCCTCGACGCTTCGCTTTTCGTTTGCGGCTGA
- a CDS encoding response regulator: MKVLLVDDYRATTDVLADIACAMGHAASKAYCGSDALAAASEEGGFDLIVLEIALPDLTGYEVCLRLRASEKYASRRIISLSADADLRDHLDMSCFDGSLLKPLALCEFEALLSDRSSKLESRWRG, encoded by the coding sequence ATGAAAGTCCTGCTAGTCGACGATTATCGCGCTACGACCGACGTACTGGCGGACATCGCCTGTGCGATGGGGCACGCCGCGTCCAAAGCTTATTGCGGTTCTGACGCGTTGGCGGCGGCCAGCGAAGAAGGGGGCTTCGACCTGATTGTGCTGGAGATTGCGTTGCCGGACTTAACCGGATACGAAGTGTGCCTTCGATTGCGCGCGTCGGAGAAATATGCGTCCCGACGCATTATTTCGCTGAGCGCGGATGCTGACCTCCGCGACCATTTGGACATGTCATGTTTTGATGGTTCACTTTTGAAGCCGCTCGCACTTTGCGAGTTCGAGGCATTGCTTTCAGACAGAAGTAGCAAGCTGGAGTCACGCTGGCGCGGCTAA
- a CDS encoding DUF4148 domain-containing protein, whose product MKLLIGAVVAMSIFASPLVSFAQSDSPVTRAQVRTELRQLESAGYTPSSGDEPNYPANIQAAEARVSDTTGYGGTVSGSSASGGGVAVRPASTADMNKLYFGGQ is encoded by the coding sequence ATGAAACTGTTAATCGGTGCTGTAGTAGCTATGTCAATATTTGCAAGTCCGCTTGTATCATTCGCGCAATCCGATTCACCGGTAACCAGAGCCCAGGTGCGCACTGAACTCAGGCAACTGGAATCGGCGGGCTATACTCCATCCAGCGGCGACGAGCCTAATTATCCTGCGAATATCCAGGCAGCAGAGGCTCGAGTATCCGATACAACCGGATACGGTGGAACCGTCAGCGGGTCATCGGCGTCCGGAGGCGGAGTGGCGGTTAGACCTGCATCCACGGCCGATATGAACAAGCTTTACTTCGGCGGTCAATAA